The genomic interval ACAGAGGTGTGGTAATGCAGAGGTGAAAAATTTCATTGGAAGTAAGCTACTTTTAGTTTGGTTATTGTCTTTGACAGATCATAACCTTGAATGCTGTACTGAGGTTGAGTTTGTCATAACCGGTACAACGGTCGCGTCCAAATATACAATCCTATCGCATGACAAATTCCTCAGGAAGAGCCATGACCTGCAGGGAGTACTCTTGCTTGCGCGGTTCCATGTCCATACCTGGAACCACGTCGCTTCCCAGTACGTTAGTCAGAGCGTGTCCTGAATCCGTGGGACCTCTGGTGCCCTCCAACAATACTTTACGCACATCCATCGTTCTTTGCCTAGCCTGACCGTTAGAGCGAGAAGGATCCATCATCCCTGCAATAAAATCATCTGTGTAATGCAAGTAGTTCATCCGTCCCTTTTTCGAAAAAGTATTTCCCTGTGGTCTTTAACGGCTCTGACAATATTTTTGGTACACTTCTGTGCAGCACAGTCAGGCACAGTGACGTACACGCGCACGATCAAGTTAGATATTGAACTTCCTCCCGAAATGGCACGATTTCAGGACATGATTCCAAAAGCGGATTCTTCGCTGTACTCCATGGATTTCAATAACGCATTCATGGCCAGTATTCGCCGCGTTGAGGCAGACGATAAAGCCAATGGTACTGATTTTGGCAGCTCCACTGCCGATGGGGTGACGATCAGAATGCGTTTTTCTGGATTGGATGGCAATAGTAGTATTCCAAACCTCATCAATTCAGTGACTGATATCGACGAAGGTCTGTACACGGATCATTACCGTTTTCTCGGTCGTGACTTTTTGATCACGGGCGAACTGCCCCTAATAAAATGGAAACTGTCCACCGAAGAGGGGTCCTTCCTCGATCGTCGTGTGATCAAAGCTACAGCTACTGTGGATTCTGTGTCAGTAGACGCGTGGTTCACGCCTGAAATTCCAGTACCACTCGGCCCAGAGCACTACGGAGGACTCCCCGGCCTCATTCTCGTGCTGTCTATTGATGATGGCCGAAAGATGTACGAAGCCAACTCAATTACCATGGACACAGAAGTCGAAATCACAACCCCCGAAAAGGGGCGAAAGATGACTCAAGAAGAGTTTGATGCCCTCGTGAAAGAACGAATGGAAGAAGGTGTCTCTGGAGCAGCGAGGAGTATAATTATCAGACAATAGTACCGATACATGAACCTTCGACACCTTGTAGGAATCGCGTTACTACTTTTGGTGACAGTCCCTTCGGCTGCTCAAACCGAACGGTTTGATGTGAATGGAATCGTAGTTGACCACGAGGATCTACCCTTACCTCAGGCCACGGTAGTGCTCCTGACCCAGGCCGATTCGGTAATGGCAAAATTCACCACCACGGCCGCAGATGGGCGCTTCACGCTGAGACGTGTTGTTGCGGATACATATATCCTGCAAATCACATACGTTGGTTTTGCGACCCTGCGTCAAAATATTGAGATTCTTAATGAAGATGTAAATGTTGGCAAACTGACAATGTCTGAACTCTCAGAAGAGCTGGGGGAAGTCATTGTTAGCGCTGATCACGTCCCATTCGTCGTAAAGCGTGATACTTTGGAATACAACGCCAATGCATTTGCGGTACGTCCGAATGACGTGGTAGAAGATTTACTCAAGAGACTACCAGGCATAGAAGTAGAGAATGATGGTACCGTTAAGGCGCTGGGCGAAACCGTCGAGAACATCCTGGTTGACGGAAAAGAGTTTTTCGCCGACACCCCTACTGCCGTCACGAAAAACTTACCTGCAGAAGCAGTGGATAAGGTCCAGGTTTACGACAAGGATAGTGACGAAGCAGAGTTCACTGGCATCCCTGACGGTGAGGAAGAAAGAACGCTTGATCTTTTACTCAAGGAGGACGCCAAGCAGGGCCTCATGGGGAACTTATCTGGAGCTATTGGGGGCGAACAGAGCCCAGGTGGACGCTACGACACACGCCTGAATCTGATGCGCTTCTCACCGAATACACAGCTTTCTCTCATCGGCAACGCAAATAACACCGGCCAATCAGGCTTCGGCATTACCGACCTGTTAGGTTTGATGGCGGCTGGCGGCCTTCAAGATGTTTCACTACTCCGCAATGCAGTTTCTCCTACAAATTCTGGTGGATTTGTGGAATCAATCGCGGTTGGATTCAATGCCGGGCACGACTTTTCCAAAAACAATTATTTACGCGGCAGCTACTTTGTTGACAAGTTGCAGCGGGTGCAAAACAGTACGAACCAGCGGCATGAACTTGCGGACGCAAACATCGCCGCCTACGGCGAAGGATCATCCGTCGCAGACTCAGATAATCTCGGGCACAGAGTGAACCTAAATGCACAGGTACAGCTATCGCCAGGGCACCAAATTCGCTCCCGAGCTACGATGCAGTGGAATTCTTCCAATACTGAGCAAACGGGGACTCAACAGACTTTTGGACAACGACAATTTCTACTCAATGAGGCTCACAGGGCCGTTGATCAACACGCTACCAACCTCAGCGGAAACGGAACGCTAACCTGGAGAAAGAAAATCTCTGAACGTGGGACCAGCCTAGTCACAACAGCTCAATTCAGCCTGTCAGATAATGATCAGATCACTGCGCTATCCACTCGCACTGGCCTAGCCGGATCGGGTAATCTCATGACCTGGCAAGAGGTTCAACAAGACCAAGACCTATTCGGAAAGAGCGAAGCGGCAGATCTTAAACTGTCCTTAACTCACCCGCTGAAAAGCGGCTTTTCCCTTCTGGCGTTCGGTGAACGGGACTTCTCCCGACGTGAAAATGATAAACGCTTTTATAACACAAGTAATGATGACCGTCTGCTGAACTCTCGACTCAGTAACGCCTTCGAACAAACGTATACCTACTACAGAGCGGGTCTCCAACTAAATCGAAAGGGAACCCTTGGATTTCTTACCCTGGAAGTTCGGTTACAGCAATCTCAACTTGACGGTACAACGGAAACCGGTATGCCCCCTGTACGGGCCAGCTATACACACCTTTTGCCGCAGCTACGATACGAAAGAGCATTGAAGGAAAACCAAGATATTGAATTCAGCTACCGGGCTATGACTCGTGAGCCGTCCCTGCGAGAACTGCAGCCGTTTACAGACAATAGCGACCCGCTTCGGATATATGTCGGGAATCCCAACCTTGAGCCTGAGTCCAGACATATGTTTTCTGGACGCTTTAATTCATTCGACCCCTGGACACAACTCAATATATTTGCAAACATCAGTACAACCTATGCACGAAATCAAATTGTACCAACGCGAATTATTGATGAATCGCTACGCCAGAGCGTCACCGCGATCAACTCTGACGCAGGCTGGACTACCTCGGCATTTACGAATGTGGGCATGCCGATCCGACCGCTCAATATCGTGGTGAGATGGAGCAACAACCTAACCATCACCACCGGTTCTGAGTTCATCAACTCAAATGAAAACGCCTCCCGAATCCTTCGTAACCGTTTGGGGTTTTCTGTCTCGAACCGAAACCAGGACATCGTTGGACTGGAGGCTCGTATCTCCGGTACCTATAATGATCTCGATTATTCACTCAATACAGACTTGAACCAGCGCTACATTAACGCATCGTATTCTTTCGATATACAATGGCACCCGGCATTCAATTGGACAATCGGTACCGAATTTCGGTATCAGACATACGACCGGGATGTGTTTGGAGATGTCCAGAACAAGGCGCTGATTGACCTTACCTTTGAGCGTCTGTTCATGGATGAGCGTGCCTCTGTCGCAATTGAGATCAAGGACCTGCTCAACCAGAACTTGTCTGTAGCCTTCAATAATTCTGCGAGCTTCATCTCTGAGCAGCGTACGGAAACACTTGGCCGCTATGTCATGCTGCGATTATCCTACCGTTTGAGTGCACTTGGAGGGGGGCTATTCGGGATTTAGCCCGAGCGTAGGACATCACACAGAGCGTCCTCCAGACCGATGGATGCTTATGTCCTGCCAGCCGAAGCGAGCCCGTGTTGAATCACTCTCCTTGTTAACTTCCTTATATTGTTATTGAGAAGACATCGTTCTTGCTAAATCACGATTTCTCCACAATCATGCGATCGGGCTTTGACTCTATCAACCTTTTCTTTGTGCAGCCAAGTGGTAAATCTCTGATCCGCTTAGCGCCACTCTGCATCCTGCTGCTCGTTGGAGCCTGCTCAACGAACCTCGAATCAGATCCCGATATACGTGCCCGTCTCCCGGAGCGTGTTGATTATAATTTCCATATTCAACCACTATTGTCAGATCGGTGCTACGCCTGTCATGGTCCCGATGACAATGCACGTGAAGCGGACCTGCACCTGTATACAGAAGAAGGAGCCCTTGCAGCGAAGCTGCAATCTGGTGGATATGCGATTGTGCCGAAGAGGCCTGGCCGCAGTGAACTGATGCGCCGGATTACATCCAGCGACCCGGAAACCGTCATGCCGCCGCCTGAATCCAATCTGACGCTGTCTGATTACGAAATCGCTCTGATCAATCGCTGGATCGAGCAAGGGGCTGAATGGAAACCTCACTGGGCGTTTATCCCACCTACCCTGCCCCCGATCCCTTCCGTGCAAGATGATATGTGGCCGGAAAACGACATTGATCGCTTTGTACTGGCACGCATTGAACGGGAGGGACTGATTCCTTCTGAAGAATCAGATCAAGAACGTCTCCTACGACGTGTCACACTTGATCTGACTGGACTACCCCCGACGCTTGAGGAGATCGATGACTTCTTGAATGATAACACACCGGGTAGCTATGAGCGGGTTGTTGACCGTCTGCTGGACTCCGAGGCATATGGGGAACGAATGGCAACCGAGTGGATGGATCTTTCCCGCTATGCAGATAGCCACGGCTATCATGCGGACGGGATCCGAACGATGTGGCCCTGGAGAGATTGGGTCATCAAGGCTTTCAACGAAAATATGCCTTACGACGAGTTCGTAACGTGGCAACTTGCTGGTGATCTGCTGCCGAATGCAACTCGTGAACAGATTCTGGCCACTGGATTCCACCGTAACCACCCAATGACGGCCGAAGGCGGTGTAATTGATGAAGAGTACCGGCTTGAGTACGTCGCTGAACGCACAAATACAACGGCTCAGGCATTTTTAGGCCTCACGATGGAGTGTGCCCGCTGCCATGATCACAAATTTGATCCTGTTTCCCAAGCGGAATACTTTCAACTTTCTGCATTCTTCAACAATGTAAATGAACTGGGAATGACGGGGGATGATGGGAATGCTGGCCCATTGCTGATGATGCCCACACCCGAAGAGGAAACAGTGCTCGAGCAAAAACGTGATCGGATTGAACACTTGGAAACCGCACTGAATGCACGAGCCGAGGAAATCAAACAGAAAGGGCTGCATGCAGATGTGCCGATGCCAGGGAATGTCCCCGATTCCGAATTGGTCAGTTACTTCCCATTTGATCAGACCTCAGGTGAAGTAACCCCAAACATGGCACCAGGGGGCAAGGAAGGCAAAACCGGTGGTGGCACCCTGACTTCCGTCGAAGGGCAGTTAGGGAAAGCCGCAAATTTTGACAGCGACTATGATTTTCTTCAGGTCGACGAGGCAGGGAATTTTGAGCGCATTGACCCGTTTTCCGTTGCGGTATGGATCCGGCCAGATACCTCAGGAGCCTATACAAGAATTGTCGGCAATGCCTTCCACAAGAATACATACTGGCGGGGATGGGAAGTTTACCTGGATAGCCTGAATCACCTGTCCGTCCGACTGATTCACGCACTCCCACATAATTACCTGCATGTCCGCTCCAATGAACCTGTCGCAGTCGACGACTGGACACATACGGCATTCACGTATGACGGATCAAGCCGGGCAGACGGCGTTCAGCTTTATTTGCAGGGCCAGCGTGTTCCAGCCAGGATTGAGTATGACAATCTCTACAAGAGTATCCTGCCTGTAGATGGACTCTATAAACCTACCAGCCGCCCGATGCGTATCGGGCGGAGTTACCGCGCGTTCGGGGGTGATGACGGCATCTTCATGGGGGATATGGATGAACTAAAAATCTATGCCCGGCAACTTACCGCATCGGACATTGCAATACTGGCTAATACGTCTGTACAAGGCGATGAACTGGCCGTATTTCTGAATTACTACGATCAGCACTATAGAGAACTGCTCAGGGAACTCAAGGAAGCTCGCGCAGAAGAGGAAGCGGCAGTCAGTGAAGTAATGGAGGTCATGGTGATGGAAGAGATGGACGAACCAAGACCCACCCATGTCCTCGAGCGTGGCCTCTATGACCAGCCTCGTGAGCAGGTTTCCCCGGGAACCCCTTTGGTCCTTGGCAGCCTATCGGACGATGTCCCTCCTACCCGCCTTGGGTTAGCACAGTGGCTCTTCAGCCCAGAGCAACCGCTGACTGCACGTGTCACCGTGAACCGCTACTGGATGATGTTCTTTGAACAGGGGCTGGTATCAACGCCAGAAGACTTTGGGAACCAGGGGGCTCTGCCCTCTCATCCGGCATTACTGGATTACCTGGCCGTCTCTTTTGTAAACTCTGGCTATGACCTCAAGGCACTCGTCAAGTCTATTGTGATGAGTGCGACCTATCGCCAGTCCAGCCTTGCGCCTACAGAATTACAGGAACTAGATCCTACGAATCTACTTCTTGCGAGAGGGCCACGCCATCGCCTGAGTGCAGAGATGGTCCGGGATAATGCCTTGGCAGCGAGTGGTCTATTGGTCAACCAGGTCGGCGGTCCCAGTGTGAAGCCCTACCAGCCTCCAGGATTATGGATTGAGAAGGGGAATTTTTCGCAATTTCTGCTGCACTATAAGCAAGATGAGGGCGAAGCGCTTTACCGCCGCAGTCTGTACACTTTTATCCGGCGAACTTCTCCTCCGCCGACCATGCTGGTTTTTGATGCTCCAGACCGTTCTACCTGTTTTGTACGGCGCCAGAACACCAATACCCCACTCCAGGCATTGGTCCTCATGAATGACCCGCAATTTGTCGAGGCATCACGCGCATTGGCCGAGCGTGTCCAGCGAGAGATTCCCGGAGATATAGCCCTCCAAATTGAACACGGCTTCCGGCTTGCTACCGGGCGTCATCCCAGTGAAAAGGAAGTTGAGCTCATGACGGATCTGCATGCTCAGGAAAAAGTGCGCTTTGCCGAAAACCCTGCCGATATTGACTCACTTTTTGCCGTTGGGGAAATGATTGCCGATGCGTCCCTTGATCGTGCCAATACCGCTGCACTGACAATGGTTGCACAACTTATCTTGAACCACGACGAAGCCTACACCAAGCGTTGATAGTCACCATGCATGAATGTCATAATTACGATCAGCAATATACCCGCCGGGATTTCCTGACGCGCACGACGCTCGGACTTGGTGCGGCAACGTTGGCCTCACTCCTCAACCCGGTATCTGCCACCGGTGCGCAGATCAGTGGCGATCCGGTGCCGGGAATCCTCGGAACAACACACTTTCCTGCGAAGGTCAAGCGTGTGATTTATCTGCTGCAGAGTGGTGCACCATCACAGTTGGATCTCTTTGACTACAAGCCTTCTCTGGAGTCTTACCATGGTGAGGAACTACCACCGTCTGTCCGTGGCATGCAACGACTGACCGGTATGACTGCTGGTCAGAAAAGCTTCCCGATGGTGCAGTCTCCCTTTTCTTTTGCGCAGCATGGAGATAGCGGTGCATGGGTTAGCAACCTGATGCCCTATACCTCCCAGGTTGTAGATGAACTCTGCTTCGTTCACTCCATGTACACCGATGCCATCAATCATGACCCTGCGATCACGTTCCTGCAAAGTGGCTCCCAGCAGCCCGGCCGTCCTTCCATGGGTTCATGGCTGAGTTACGGTCTAGGAAGTGAGAATGCCAATTTACCCTCGTTCGTGGTGCTGGTCACCAAGGATAAGTTGGGGCAGCCGCTGTATTCCAGACTATGGGGGAACGGTTTTTTGGCATCACAACATCAGGGCGTCCAGTTTCGTGCGGGCAAAGATCCTGTGCTTTATTTGAGCAACCCTCCGGGGATCACTCAGGGCGATCGCGAGCGGCATATGCGTGCACTTCGTGAGCTCCAAGAATTACAACTGGAGCAACTCCAGGACCCGGAGATCGAAACCAAGATTGCGCAGTACGAAATGGCCTTCCGTATGCAGACTTCTGTGCCGGAAGTCACTGCTATTGAGGACGAACCCGATTCCACTTTTGCCCTCTATGGAGACGACGCCCGGGAAGCCGGCACATTTGCAGCCAACTGCCTGTTGGCACGACGGCTTGCCGAACGCGGCGTACGCTTCATTCAACTCTACCACCAAGGCTGGGACCACCATGGCGGACTCTACGGTGCGATCCAGACTCAGGCCAAAGAAACGGATCAGGCCTCGGCAGCGCTAGTCTTGGATCTCAAGCAGCGTGGATTACTGGACGATACTCTCGTCATTTGGGGCGGCGAGTTTGGGAGAACCAATTACTCACAGGGGCGCCTGACCCGGGAGGGATTTGGGCGGGATCACCATCCACGCTGTTTTACGTTGTGGATGACCGGTGGTGGAATCAAGAAAGGGTTCTCCTACGGTGCGACTGATGAGCTCGGATACAACATTGCGCGGAATCCTGTGCATGTACATGATTTTCAGGCGACTATTCTGCATCTCCTCGGTGTTGATCATGAGCGTCTCACCTTCCGGCATCAAGGGCGACGATACCGCTTGACTGATGTTTTCGGGAACGTAGTCCATGACCTTCTGACTTGACCCACCCAATAGCACGATCCCCAAGAATTAGAGAAATAGACTAATCTATAGTAGTAACGAGCATGGGTGATTTTCCATCTATCCGTGAGTTAGAAAAAGCCTTGGTGGAGCAGATTTCGGATTCGCATGGCTCACCCTTTATTGCTCACTGTGATGTAGCTACCGAACGGGAAGAGGCTGCTTTAATGGAGGTCGTTAACCATATCAACGGAAGCATACCCGAGTTTCTGCAGCTTATGCCGCTCTTCCCGTGTGTCTGTGTGAGATTTGTGGCAACAGCACTTTCAGAATCCTATGGGGCTGAAGGAAGAGAAGTTTACGGCTTGATTGCCGACCGCTTAGGCCTTGGTGATACCATTCCAGCCAAATACTGATCAAAGTTTTTCTACCTTTTCAGATATAGTTGCGAACGAGTTGGTTTAGCTCTCCCATCGGAGAACACCACAGGGATGGTTTCTTCCTACTTGTTTCAGGCGGGCATATCCCGCCACCGACTTCCCTTACTCGCAGACACCTTCCTGAAGGCAGAGCGTCTTTTGGGATGGCCAAACAGTGACAACACTAGAGATTTAGATGACTGGGAGGACAAAGCAATAGATCTTGCCCCTCATGGTCACATTGTACTTCGACGTATTGTAAAAGAGGATCCGACGGCTTACCACGCCATCGTATTTGCCCACCTTCGAAGATCCAGTGGCTTACCTAGATCACGGTTTGAGCGTGAATTCCTGAAAGCGATTGAACCTCGGGCGAAATCAGTGCGACATAGCAGAAAGGCTATGCATTTTATCCCTGATTTGGAATTTGGGAACGGCGAGCTGTGTATTACAATCCCGCAGAGAGCGCACAGAGTAGAAGTAAAAATCAATGGACATATCCATCCACTCAGTCCAGGTAGGCAACTAGGATTGCCCCTACCGTGGCCAACTCGCATTGAATGGCGACGTCATGGTAGCGATAGATACCGTTGGGAAACGATCCATATTCTGGATGACCAGCAAAAAATATTTGTTTTCGACGGTGAGACGGGGGGCTATAAGAAATACATAGACCCCACCACATCGTCAAGTAGACAGAGCGTTCGGGCTGGTCCACTCTGCCTTATATCCAGGACAACGTTTGAAGTCAACGAGGAATGTTCGCACTGCTTGGGTGATGAAGCGTTCGTTCTCTTCTGTAACGTCTCCACAGAGATGATCATTCAGCGATGTAACCTGCAGTTCAATGTTGCG from Rhodothermaceae bacterium carries:
- a CDS encoding GLPGLI family protein produces the protein MQVVHPSLFRKSISLWSLTALTIFLVHFCAAQSGTVTYTRTIKLDIELPPEMARFQDMIPKADSSLYSMDFNNAFMASIRRVEADDKANGTDFGSSTADGVTIRMRFSGLDGNSSIPNLINSVTDIDEGLYTDHYRFLGRDFLITGELPLIKWKLSTEEGSFLDRRVIKATATVDSVSVDAWFTPEIPVPLGPEHYGGLPGLILVLSIDDGRKMYEANSITMDTEVEITTPEKGRKMTQEEFDALVKERMEEGVSGAARSIIIRQ
- a CDS encoding outer membrane beta-barrel protein yields the protein MNLRHLVGIALLLLVTVPSAAQTERFDVNGIVVDHEDLPLPQATVVLLTQADSVMAKFTTTAADGRFTLRRVVADTYILQITYVGFATLRQNIEILNEDVNVGKLTMSELSEELGEVIVSADHVPFVVKRDTLEYNANAFAVRPNDVVEDLLKRLPGIEVENDGTVKALGETVENILVDGKEFFADTPTAVTKNLPAEAVDKVQVYDKDSDEAEFTGIPDGEEERTLDLLLKEDAKQGLMGNLSGAIGGEQSPGGRYDTRLNLMRFSPNTQLSLIGNANNTGQSGFGITDLLGLMAAGGLQDVSLLRNAVSPTNSGGFVESIAVGFNAGHDFSKNNYLRGSYFVDKLQRVQNSTNQRHELADANIAAYGEGSSVADSDNLGHRVNLNAQVQLSPGHQIRSRATMQWNSSNTEQTGTQQTFGQRQFLLNEAHRAVDQHATNLSGNGTLTWRKKISERGTSLVTTAQFSLSDNDQITALSTRTGLAGSGNLMTWQEVQQDQDLFGKSEAADLKLSLTHPLKSGFSLLAFGERDFSRRENDKRFYNTSNDDRLLNSRLSNAFEQTYTYYRAGLQLNRKGTLGFLTLEVRLQQSQLDGTTETGMPPVRASYTHLLPQLRYERALKENQDIEFSYRAMTREPSLRELQPFTDNSDPLRIYVGNPNLEPESRHMFSGRFNSFDPWTQLNIFANISTTYARNQIVPTRIIDESLRQSVTAINSDAGWTTSAFTNVGMPIRPLNIVVRWSNNLTITTGSEFINSNENASRILRNRLGFSVSNRNQDIVGLEARISGTYNDLDYSLNTDLNQRYINASYSFDIQWHPAFNWTIGTEFRYQTYDRDVFGDVQNKALIDLTFERLFMDERASVAIEIKDLLNQNLSVAFNNSASFISEQRTETLGRYVMLRLSYRLSALGGGLFGI
- a CDS encoding DUF1553 domain-containing protein; this encodes MRSGFDSINLFFVQPSGKSLIRLAPLCILLLVGACSTNLESDPDIRARLPERVDYNFHIQPLLSDRCYACHGPDDNAREADLHLYTEEGALAAKLQSGGYAIVPKRPGRSELMRRITSSDPETVMPPPESNLTLSDYEIALINRWIEQGAEWKPHWAFIPPTLPPIPSVQDDMWPENDIDRFVLARIEREGLIPSEESDQERLLRRVTLDLTGLPPTLEEIDDFLNDNTPGSYERVVDRLLDSEAYGERMATEWMDLSRYADSHGYHADGIRTMWPWRDWVIKAFNENMPYDEFVTWQLAGDLLPNATREQILATGFHRNHPMTAEGGVIDEEYRLEYVAERTNTTAQAFLGLTMECARCHDHKFDPVSQAEYFQLSAFFNNVNELGMTGDDGNAGPLLMMPTPEEETVLEQKRDRIEHLETALNARAEEIKQKGLHADVPMPGNVPDSELVSYFPFDQTSGEVTPNMAPGGKEGKTGGGTLTSVEGQLGKAANFDSDYDFLQVDEAGNFERIDPFSVAVWIRPDTSGAYTRIVGNAFHKNTYWRGWEVYLDSLNHLSVRLIHALPHNYLHVRSNEPVAVDDWTHTAFTYDGSSRADGVQLYLQGQRVPARIEYDNLYKSILPVDGLYKPTSRPMRIGRSYRAFGGDDGIFMGDMDELKIYARQLTASDIAILANTSVQGDELAVFLNYYDQHYRELLRELKEARAEEEAAVSEVMEVMVMEEMDEPRPTHVLERGLYDQPREQVSPGTPLVLGSLSDDVPPTRLGLAQWLFSPEQPLTARVTVNRYWMMFFEQGLVSTPEDFGNQGALPSHPALLDYLAVSFVNSGYDLKALVKSIVMSATYRQSSLAPTELQELDPTNLLLARGPRHRLSAEMVRDNALAASGLLVNQVGGPSVKPYQPPGLWIEKGNFSQFLLHYKQDEGEALYRRSLYTFIRRTSPPPTMLVFDAPDRSTCFVRRQNTNTPLQALVLMNDPQFVEASRALAERVQREIPGDIALQIEHGFRLATGRHPSEKEVELMTDLHAQEKVRFAENPADIDSLFAVGEMIADASLDRANTAALTMVAQLILNHDEAYTKR
- a CDS encoding DUF1501 domain-containing protein, with the translated sequence MHECHNYDQQYTRRDFLTRTTLGLGAATLASLLNPVSATGAQISGDPVPGILGTTHFPAKVKRVIYLLQSGAPSQLDLFDYKPSLESYHGEELPPSVRGMQRLTGMTAGQKSFPMVQSPFSFAQHGDSGAWVSNLMPYTSQVVDELCFVHSMYTDAINHDPAITFLQSGSQQPGRPSMGSWLSYGLGSENANLPSFVVLVTKDKLGQPLYSRLWGNGFLASQHQGVQFRAGKDPVLYLSNPPGITQGDRERHMRALRELQELQLEQLQDPEIETKIAQYEMAFRMQTSVPEVTAIEDEPDSTFALYGDDAREAGTFAANCLLARRLAERGVRFIQLYHQGWDHHGGLYGAIQTQAKETDQASAALVLDLKQRGLLDDTLVIWGGEFGRTNYSQGRLTREGFGRDHHPRCFTLWMTGGGIKKGFSYGATDELGYNIARNPVHVHDFQATILHLLGVDHERLTFRHQGRRYRLTDVFGNVVHDLLT